The genomic DNA CATCTCAATGCGCTCATACAACGGATGGCGAAAATCCCTGACCCGCGAATCGGCCACCAGCGCTTCACGGCCCCGGCTGAGAAACGCATCAAGCAACGGCAGGTTCGCCCGGTCATACAACACATCCGCCACCAGAATCAGATCAAAACGATCCGCTTCGGCGAAGAAATCCGTCGAATAACTCATCTGCACATCATTGAGTTCGGCATTCGCCCGGCACGCGGCAATCGCCAACGGATCGAGATCGCAGGCCACCACTTCCAGCGCCCCGGCCTTCACCGCCGCAATCGCGGCGATGCCGGAGCCGGCGCCGAAGTCCAGCACGCGCTTGCCGCGTACCCATTCGGGAAACTCCGCCAGATAACGCGCCACTGCCAAGCCGCTGGCCCAGCAAAAACTCCAGTACGGCGGCTCGTGCAGAATCCGTTGGGTTTCTTCCTGGCTGAATTCGCGCGCCATGTTGTCGCCGTCGATCAGCCACAACTGCAAATCGGTGTCCGGCAACGCACAGGCTTTCAGTCTGGCGTCGCCGAGCAGTTCACCCAACGCCTGTTGCAGGTCGAGCGGTGCATTCATGGTGCTTTGACGAATTGCAGTTGGCCCAATGCCTGAGTGGTCGGCTGGGTAATGGTTTGTGACGGCAGATGCAGGATCAACTGGCCGGACTGACTGGCGCGACCGCGCAATTCAACCCGCGCCCCGGCCGGGAAG from Pseudomonas baetica includes the following:
- a CDS encoding class I SAM-dependent methyltransferase, which translates into the protein MNAPLDLQQALGELLGDARLKACALPDTDLQLWLIDGDNMAREFSQEETQRILHEPPYWSFCWASGLAVARYLAEFPEWVRGKRVLDFGAGSGIAAIAAVKAGALEVVACDLDPLAIAACRANAELNDVQMSYSTDFFAEADRFDLILVADVLYDRANLPLLDAFLSRGREALVADSRVRDFRHPLYERIEMLEAMTLPDLAEPEEFRHVSLYHARR